A stretch of Amycolatopsis balhimycina FH 1894 DNA encodes these proteins:
- a CDS encoding alpha/beta fold hydrolase codes for MVTETDLALPGGRTLHVYDTGGPARLTVFWHHGSPNTGEPPGPLLPLARELGVRWVSYDRPGYRNSTPVPGRTVANAAECVRAVADALGIGEFALMGHSGGCSHALACAALLPERAVAVACLAAVAPFGAEGLDWFGGMAAATAASLRAATEGRAAKEKHEAAAEFDPDVFTAADLATLKGSWSWLDGVVRAALADGLGGLIDDDLAHVVPWGADPGRITAPVLLVHGEQDRMIPATHSAWLARRCPDAEYRPTPGDGHLSVLSHAAGALTWLAGHSRTSEATTGAR; via the coding sequence ATGGTGACCGAGACCGATCTGGCCCTGCCCGGCGGGCGCACCCTGCACGTCTACGACACCGGTGGGCCGGCCCGGCTCACCGTCTTCTGGCACCACGGCTCGCCGAACACCGGCGAGCCGCCCGGGCCGTTGCTGCCACTCGCCCGGGAGCTCGGTGTGCGCTGGGTGTCCTACGACCGGCCGGGCTACCGGAACTCCACGCCGGTGCCGGGGCGGACCGTCGCGAACGCCGCCGAGTGCGTGCGCGCGGTCGCCGACGCGCTCGGCATCGGCGAGTTCGCCCTCATGGGGCACTCCGGCGGCTGTTCGCACGCCCTCGCCTGCGCCGCCCTGCTGCCGGAGCGGGCCGTCGCCGTCGCCTGCCTCGCGGCGGTCGCGCCGTTCGGCGCCGAGGGGCTCGACTGGTTCGGCGGCATGGCCGCCGCGACCGCCGCTTCGCTGCGCGCGGCCACCGAAGGCCGTGCGGCGAAAGAGAAGCACGAAGCAGCCGCGGAGTTCGATCCCGACGTCTTCACCGCCGCCGACCTCGCCACGTTGAAGGGGTCGTGGTCGTGGCTCGACGGAGTCGTCCGCGCGGCGCTCGCGGACGGGCTCGGCGGCCTGATCGACGACGACCTCGCCCACGTCGTGCCGTGGGGTGCCGACCCCGGGCGGATCACCGCGCCCGTCCTGCTGGTGCACGGCGAGCAGGACCGGATGATCCCCGCCACGCACAGCGCGTGGCTCGCCCGGCGGTGCCCGGACGCCGAGTACCGGCCGACCCCCGGCGACGGGCACCTGTCCGTGCTGAGCCACGCCGCCGGCGCCCTCACCTGGCTCGCCGGTCACAGCAGGACGAGCGAAGCGACCACCGGCGCCAGGTAG
- the ligD gene encoding non-homologous end-joining DNA ligase: MAGSRITVRVGARQLTLSNLEKVLYPRHGFTKGEVLDYYTRIAPVLLPHIRDRAMTFVRFPDGVAGGSFFEKDVSRHAPDWVRTARLAVGGRGKDTEIVAYPLINDLPELVWAANLAALELHVHQWTVGPGDERSTPDRLVFDLDPGPGATVVDCCRVAERLYDVLVADGLTPVAKTSGSKGMQLYAGVVTADGGEPSRYAKALAERLAAETPDLVVARMTKNLRPGKVFIDWSQNNPFKTTVAPYSLRGRDEPTVSAPVTWDEVRACRHVTHLRFTAEDVLERVERLGDLFAGLERSRVAIPAIG; this comes from the coding sequence GTGGCGGGGAGCCGGATCACGGTGCGGGTCGGTGCGCGGCAGCTGACGCTGTCGAACCTCGAGAAGGTGCTCTACCCGCGGCACGGGTTCACCAAGGGCGAGGTGCTCGACTACTACACGCGGATCGCGCCGGTGCTGCTGCCGCACATCCGCGACCGGGCGATGACGTTCGTGCGGTTCCCCGACGGCGTCGCCGGTGGCTCGTTCTTCGAGAAGGACGTCTCCCGGCACGCCCCGGACTGGGTCCGCACCGCGCGCCTGGCCGTCGGCGGCCGGGGCAAGGACACCGAGATCGTCGCGTACCCGTTGATCAACGACCTGCCCGAGCTCGTGTGGGCGGCCAACCTCGCCGCCCTCGAACTGCACGTCCACCAGTGGACCGTCGGCCCCGGCGACGAGCGGAGCACCCCGGACCGGCTGGTGTTCGACCTCGACCCGGGCCCCGGCGCGACGGTGGTCGACTGCTGCCGGGTCGCCGAACGGCTTTACGACGTCCTCGTCGCCGATGGGCTCACCCCGGTGGCGAAGACGAGCGGCTCGAAGGGCATGCAGCTGTACGCGGGCGTGGTGACGGCCGACGGCGGTGAGCCGTCGCGGTACGCGAAGGCCCTGGCCGAGCGGCTCGCCGCGGAGACGCCGGACCTCGTCGTGGCGCGGATGACGAAGAACCTGCGGCCGGGCAAGGTGTTCATCGACTGGAGCCAGAACAACCCGTTCAAGACCACGGTGGCGCCGTACTCGCTTCGCGGGCGCGACGAGCCGACGGTGTCGGCTCCGGTCACGTGGGACGAGGTCCGCGCCTGCCGGCACGTCACGCACCTGCGGTTCACCGCCGAGGACGTGCTGGAGCGCGTCGAGCGGCTCGGAGATCTCTTCGCCGGGTTGGAGCGGTCCCGCGTGGCGATTCCGGCAATCGGCTGA
- a CDS encoding GAF and ANTAR domain-containing protein produces MDRPEPTVTASPLFDDVTGALEALTAVLEEEDDFRILLRHVCLQVRHAVPGVGEASVTLVTGEVPHTASATSGVVSDLDGDQYRLGDGPCLEAVRSGKIVRTSIAGAVENWPDFARGAKEAGFGSFLAAPLVADAQFSGAVNCYGRQDDGFEEIEGRLLELYTAALEAILRVYHRYLRARETTEHLRTALTSRAVIDQAKGMLMAIRQIDADDAFALLVEQSQRENTKLREVAERFVERVVSGHVVPR; encoded by the coding sequence ATGGACCGGCCGGAACCCACCGTTACGGCTTCGCCGCTGTTCGACGACGTCACCGGGGCGCTGGAGGCCTTGACCGCCGTCCTCGAGGAGGAGGACGACTTCCGGATCCTGCTGCGGCACGTGTGCCTGCAGGTCCGGCACGCCGTTCCAGGGGTCGGCGAGGCTTCCGTCACGCTGGTGACCGGGGAGGTGCCGCACACGGCGTCGGCGACGAGCGGCGTGGTGAGCGACCTCGACGGTGACCAGTACCGGCTCGGCGACGGCCCTTGTCTCGAGGCGGTCCGTAGCGGCAAGATCGTCCGGACGTCGATAGCCGGCGCGGTCGAGAACTGGCCGGACTTCGCCCGCGGCGCGAAGGAGGCGGGGTTCGGGAGCTTCCTCGCCGCGCCGCTCGTGGCCGACGCGCAGTTTTCCGGTGCGGTCAACTGCTACGGCCGGCAGGACGACGGCTTCGAGGAGATCGAGGGCCGGCTGCTCGAGCTCTACACCGCCGCGTTGGAGGCCATCCTCCGCGTGTACCACCGGTACCTGCGGGCCCGGGAGACCACGGAGCACCTCCGGACGGCGTTGACCTCGCGCGCGGTCATCGACCAGGCCAAGGGCATGCTGATGGCGATCCGCCAGATCGACGCCGACGACGCGTTCGCCCTGCTCGTCGAGCAGTCGCAGCGCGAGAACACGAAGCTGCGCGAAGTCGCGGAGCGGTTCGTCGAGCGGGTGGTCTCCGGCCACGTCGTGCCGCGGTAG
- a CDS encoding DUF6292 family protein, producing the protein MSGLIDTDLEFWFQRGLRAYLGEVARALGLGLESCTVDVDVPVSAYLAVDWRLRRFPDRDVALLWDEVHGWAVAVEAACGEEMIVLAYLGGEDILPEPRVIVRFLGTLRAGARVPDGPGSPVLRRAGRHQELLPLLPAR; encoded by the coding sequence GTGTCCGGCCTGATCGACACCGATCTCGAGTTCTGGTTCCAGCGCGGCCTGCGCGCGTATCTGGGCGAGGTGGCCAGGGCGCTCGGCCTCGGCCTCGAGTCCTGCACCGTGGACGTGGACGTCCCGGTGTCGGCCTACCTGGCGGTGGACTGGCGGCTGCGCCGGTTCCCCGACCGCGACGTGGCGTTGCTGTGGGACGAGGTGCACGGCTGGGCGGTCGCGGTCGAGGCGGCGTGCGGCGAGGAGATGATCGTGCTGGCCTACCTCGGCGGGGAGGACATCCTGCCGGAGCCGCGCGTCATCGTGCGGTTCCTGGGCACGCTGCGGGCCGGTGCCCGGGTGCCGGACGGGCCGGGTTCGCCCGTGCTGCGCCGCGCCGGCCGCCACCAGGAGCTGCTGCCGCTGCTGCCGGCCCGGTGA
- a CDS encoding DoxX family protein, producing the protein MSTASLIVTLAAAAFVGFSAVSVFAHAKWVVEPITEYGVPRSWWPWLGTAKAAGAAGLVAGLFVPPIGVAAAIGLVLYFTGAVVTVARARSYGHLVFPVLYLAPVVASLVLL; encoded by the coding sequence ATGTCCACCGCCTCCCTGATCGTCACTCTCGCCGCCGCGGCCTTCGTCGGGTTCTCGGCCGTTTCGGTGTTCGCCCACGCGAAGTGGGTCGTCGAGCCGATCACCGAGTACGGCGTGCCGCGGTCGTGGTGGCCGTGGCTCGGCACGGCCAAGGCCGCCGGTGCCGCCGGCCTCGTCGCCGGGTTGTTCGTGCCGCCGATCGGGGTCGCCGCGGCGATCGGGCTGGTGCTGTACTTCACCGGCGCCGTCGTCACGGTGGCCCGGGCGCGGTCGTACGGGCACCTGGTGTTCCCGGTGCTCTACCTGGCGCCGGTGGTCGCTTCGCTCGTCCTGCTGTGA